Proteins encoded in a region of the Corallococcus soli genome:
- a CDS encoding glycosyltransferase family 4 protein: MTLIVHPHFHKRYTGVTRHVESVVPALAKDAETRTLGSGLPAGLPRITWGELIRRSHQEPLVWHAHRNNELLAGMLLKALGGKVRLVFTRHTATVPSRFTRWIARGADALVSLTSQVADVLALPSTVIGHGIDLTRFRPPEDRDAAWARLGQGGRYGIGVIGRIRKEKGQGDFIEALRPLLPERPEWQAVLVGLAKGPDQAWVNGLRQGIEDRVRFVGEQSSIEPWYQGMSILVQPSYSEGYSLVYLEAMASGCCVVASKLPHLGAFIEHERTGFFFEPGDVKGLRELLSHLTREPEKVRQVGRNAAEEAHRRFGVEHEARALGALYQSLVKR; encoded by the coding sequence ATGACCCTCATCGTCCATCCCCACTTCCACAAGCGCTACACGGGGGTGACCCGGCACGTGGAGTCGGTGGTGCCCGCGCTCGCGAAGGACGCGGAGACGCGGACCCTCGGCTCTGGCCTGCCAGCAGGGCTGCCGCGCATCACCTGGGGGGAGCTGATCCGCCGCTCGCACCAGGAACCACTCGTCTGGCACGCGCACCGGAACAATGAGCTGCTCGCGGGAATGCTCCTGAAGGCATTGGGAGGGAAGGTCCGCCTCGTCTTCACGAGGCACACGGCGACGGTGCCCTCACGCTTCACCCGGTGGATCGCCCGGGGCGCGGACGCACTGGTGTCGCTCACGAGCCAGGTCGCGGACGTCCTCGCGCTTCCCTCCACGGTCATCGGGCACGGCATCGACCTCACGCGCTTCCGTCCACCGGAGGACCGGGACGCGGCCTGGGCGAGGCTGGGGCAGGGAGGGCGCTACGGCATCGGCGTCATCGGACGCATCCGCAAGGAGAAGGGTCAGGGCGACTTCATCGAAGCCCTGCGGCCCCTGTTGCCGGAGCGACCGGAGTGGCAGGCGGTCCTGGTAGGGCTCGCGAAGGGGCCGGATCAGGCCTGGGTGAACGGGCTGCGCCAGGGCATCGAGGACCGGGTGCGGTTCGTGGGGGAGCAGTCCTCCATCGAGCCCTGGTACCAGGGGATGAGCATCCTGGTTCAACCGTCCTACTCGGAGGGCTACTCGCTGGTGTACCTGGAGGCGATGGCCTCCGGGTGCTGCGTGGTGGCGTCGAAGCTGCCGCACCTGGGCGCGTTCATCGAGCACGAGCGCACGGGCTTCTTCTTCGAACCCGGGGATGTGAAGGGCCTGCGCGAACTGCTGAGCCACCTGACCCGCGAGCCGGAGAAGGTGCGCCAGGTGGGACGCAACGCCGCGGAGGAGGCGCACCGTCGCTTCGGGGTCGAACACGAGGCCCGGGCCCTGGGTGCGCTCTACCAATCACTGGTGAAGCGCTGA
- a CDS encoding glycosyltransferase produces the protein MRILHLLASPFWSGPAENVALLAQAQRALGHEVTVAVDRKRRDVLSEEPAVPRFQSLGLLDEGGLTLSVKSSPWELWSDLQALRGRQVDVLHAHFTHDHLLTRWGTPKGAVRIRSIHAPRSLRASLPDAGAYTVPANHLRAKLEGRHRPVQVLPALVAPMFEPPKDRKALRRALGLEDTHLVGMISTFQESRRHAVGVEAFAALVRHRPEARLVLVGDGALLEVTRTQVSAHGLKDQVTFAGYQQGPAFAKWLQALDEVWILGLGNDWSARAAAQARACGVRVVAVKEGALPELADAQVDAPTVDAVLSAALSGAQATTEHPTNHRIASDILALYGQAEARR, from the coding sequence ATGCGCATCCTGCACCTGCTGGCGAGCCCCTTCTGGAGTGGCCCGGCGGAGAACGTGGCCCTGCTGGCGCAGGCGCAGCGGGCGCTGGGGCACGAAGTGACGGTCGCGGTGGATCGCAAGCGCCGGGACGTCCTCTCCGAGGAGCCCGCCGTCCCACGCTTCCAGTCCCTGGGCCTCCTCGACGAAGGAGGCCTGACGTTGTCCGTGAAGTCGTCGCCGTGGGAGCTGTGGAGCGACCTGCAAGCCCTGCGCGGAAGGCAGGTGGACGTGCTTCACGCCCACTTCACGCACGACCACCTCCTCACCCGCTGGGGAACACCGAAGGGCGCGGTGAGGATCCGCTCCATCCATGCCCCCCGCTCCCTGCGAGCCTCCCTGCCCGATGCAGGTGCCTACACCGTGCCCGCGAACCACCTGCGAGCGAAGCTCGAAGGCCGACACCGCCCCGTCCAGGTCCTGCCGGCGCTGGTGGCTCCAATGTTCGAGCCTCCGAAGGACCGCAAGGCCCTGCGCCGAGCCCTGGGCCTGGAGGACACGCACCTCGTGGGGATGATCTCCACGTTCCAGGAGAGCCGCCGCCACGCCGTGGGAGTGGAAGCCTTCGCCGCGCTCGTCCGCCATCGTCCAGAAGCCCGCCTCGTCCTGGTGGGAGATGGAGCCCTGCTCGAAGTGACCCGAACCCAGGTCTCGGCGCACGGGCTCAAGGACCAGGTGACGTTCGCGGGCTATCAGCAGGGGCCGGCCTTCGCGAAGTGGCTGCAGGCGCTGGACGAGGTCTGGATCCTCGGTCTGGGAAACGACTGGAGCGCAAGGGCTGCGGCGCAGGCGCGAGCCTGTGGGGTCCGGGTGGTGGCGGTGAAGGAGGGGGCGCTCCCGGAGCTGGCGGATGCGCAAGTGGACGCCCCCACGGTGGATGCCGTGCTCTCCGCCGCCCTGTCCGGAGCGCAAGCCACGACGGAGCACCCGACGAATCACCGCATCGCCAGCGACATCCTGGCCCTCTACGGGCAGGCGGAGGCCCGGCGATGA